In Anomaloglossus baeobatrachus isolate aAnoBae1 chromosome 3, aAnoBae1.hap1, whole genome shotgun sequence, one genomic interval encodes:
- the SLC35F6 gene encoding solute carrier family 35 member F6 has protein sequence MAWTSYQLILAGMMLVTGSINTLSAKWADNFEAKGCKGSPSHQFEHPFLQAVGMFLGELSCLAVFYILVLKDRRSSQPTLEPSQPFNSLLFLPPAICDMTGTSIMYVALNMTSASSFQMLRGAVIIFTGLLSVAFLGRKLECSQWVGILVTIAGLIIVGLADLISGPSSGKNLSDVITGDLLIIMAQIIVAIQMVLEEKFVYKHNVHPLRAVGTEGLFGFCILTLLLIPFYYIPAGSFSSSERGVLEDSLDAFCQMGNQPLIILALLGNISSIAFFNFAGISVTKEISATTRMVLDSLRTVVIWVVSLAVGWEKFHALQILGFIILLLGTGLYNGLHKPLMCRRCRQESEETESLLHGERTSVNAD, from the exons ATGGGCGGACAATTTTGAAGCTAAAGGATGTAAAGGATCCCCGTCTCATCAGTTTGAGCATCCATTCCTGCAG GCGGTGGGCATGTTCCTGGGAGAACTCTCCTGTCTGGCCGTCTTCTACATTTTGGTGCTCAAGGACCGACGATCCTCTCAGCCGACCCTGGAGCCTTCGCAGCCCTTCAACTCCCTTCTCTTTCTCCCACCGGCGATCTGTGACATGACTGGCACCAGTATCATGTATGTGG CTCTGAACATGACCAGCGCTTCCAGCTTCCAGATGTTACGAGGAGCCGTCATCATATTCACCGGTCTTCTCTCCGTTGCCttcttggggaggaagctggagtgCAGTCAGTGGGTGGGAATCCTAGTCACCATCGCTGGCCTGATCATCGTGGGATTGGCCGACTTAATCAGTGGTCCGAGCAGTGGGAAAAACctcagtgatgtcattacag GGGACCTGCTGATCATCATGGCCCAAATTATTGTAGCCATCCAAATGGTGTTGGAAGAGAAATTCGTCTACAAACATAACGTGCACCCGCTCCGAGCAGTGGGCACAGAGG GTCTGTTTGGATTTTGCATCCTCACGTTACTGCTGATCCCCTTCTACTACATTCCTGCCGGCAGTTTCAGCAGCAGCGAGCGAGGCGTTCTGGAAGACTCCTTGGATGCTTTTTGCCAAATGGGCAACCAGCCGCTCATAATTTTGGCTCTACTGGGAAACATCAGCAGCATCGCCTTCTTCAACTTCGCTGGTATCAGCGTCACAAAGGAAATCAGTGCCACCACTCGTATGGTGCTGGACAGCCTCCGGACCGTGGTCATCTGGGTTGTCAGCCTGGCGGTGGGGTGGGAGAAGTTCCACGCACTGCAGATCCTGGGCTTCATCATTCTCCTACTGGGAACCGGACTTTACAATGGGCTGCACAAACCTCTGATGTGTAGACGCTGCAGACAGGAGAGCGAGGAGACTGAAAGTCTTCTACATGGCGAACGGACGTCCGTTAATGCTGACTGA